In Seonamhaeicola sp. S2-3, the genomic window TTGTTATTGTAACCAAAACGTTTTAGTTGGTTTTGGTTACTACGCCAGTTCTTATTTACTTTTACATAGAGCTCTAAGTGAATTTGTTTCCCGAAGAATTTTTCTAAATCTTTTCTAGCTTCAACCCCTACACGTTTTAAAGCACTTCCTTTATGACCTATGATAATTCCTTTTTGTGTTTCGCGTTCAACCATAATAACTGACCGAATTCTAATAATATTTTCTTCTTCATGAAACTCTTCGGTCTCTACCTCAACAGCATAAGGTATTTCTTTTTTATAGTGAAGTAGAATTTTTTCTCTTATGCTTTCGTTTATAAAAAAACGCTCTGGTTTATCTGTTAATTGATCTTTTGGGTAAAATGGAGGCGACTCTGGAAGCAACTCTATAATTCTATTAAATACTTCTTTTACATTAAAGCCAGTTAATGCTGAAATTGGAAAAAACTCTGCATTTGGTACTTTTTTTTGCCACAATTCGGCTTGTTCTTCTAGTTGTTCTTGATTAGAGTTATCAATTTTATTAAGCAGTAATAGAACAGGTATTTTTGAATTAGTTATTTTCTTAAAAAATGCTTCGTCTTTAAGTTCTTTTTCTCCAATTTCAACCATATAAATTAATATATCGGCATCTTCAAAAGCAGATTTAACAAAGTCCATCATAGAGGCCTGCAACTCATAGGCTGGTTTTATAATTCCTGGGGTATCACTTATTAATACTTGAAAATCATCGCCATTTACAATACCTAAAATACGATGTCTGGTAGTTTGAGCTTTAGATGTTATTATTGATAATTTTTCACCAACAAAAGCATTCATTAATGTTGATTTACCAACATTTGGGTTGCCTATAATATTTACAAAACCTGCTTTATGACTCATGTTTATATTTTTTGCAAAGTTACAACCTTGATTACTTTATTACACTATAATAGCACAAACAAAAAAAGCAGGAAGAAAACTTCCTGCTTTTAAAAATTTATTTTGAATAGTTTTATTTAACTATTTCTAATAATTCTACTTCAAACACTAATGGAGAGAATGGTTTAATGTGTTGTCCTTTTTGTTGATAACCGTATGCTAATTCTTGTGGGATAAAGAATTTATATTTAGACCCTACAGACATTAACTGTAAACCTTCTGTCCATCCTTTAATTACTTGCCCCACTCCAAATGTAGCTGGTTCACCTCTATCAACAGAGCTATCAAACACAGTACCATCAAATAATGTACCGTGGTAGTGTACTTTAACTCTATCTGTAGGTGTTGGTTTTTCACCATCTCCTTCTTTTAAAACAATATATTGTAAACCACTTTCTGTAGTTTGCACACCTTCTTTAGAAATATTTTCTGCCATTAATTTTTCTCCAGCGGCTTTTAAATCTCCATATTGCTCTTCTGCTTTTTGTTTAGCTTCAGCTTGTTGTTTTTCAAACTGTTCTTGTTGTTTTTTCTGCATGTAAGTTCTAATAATACCTTGAACTGCTGCTTGATCTATTTTAACTTCTGCTGAATCAATAACATTTCTGTAACCTTGAAAGAAAAGATCATGATCAAACTCATTGGCATCAAAACTAACACCAACATTTCTAGCTACATCCATACCAATGGCATAACTTAGCGAATCTGCTTGTGTTTTTAAAGGCTTATTTTGTGCTCCATTTTGATTACATGATACTACTAATAAAGCCAATGCAAAAAGGCTTAAAACTTTTTCTATTTTCATTATTTAAATTGTTTGATGTTTTATGTGATGCGAATTAACGAATTTATGTTCAGAATAAAAAAAAAGAGCCCCAATAAATTGAGGCTCTTGTTAATCAAACCATATGTATGCTACCTAACAGATTTTACAATTGCTAAAGCATTTCTAACATCTTGTTCTAATTTAGCATAGTCTTTATTTGCAATAATTTCTTTAGAAATTAATTTAGACCCCATACCTACACAGGTTACTCCAGCATCAAACCAAGCTTTTAGGTTTTCTTCTGTTGGAGCAACACCGCCTGTTGGCATAATAGATGTCCATTGTTGTGGTCCTTTTATACCTTTAACAAATTGTGGTCCGTAAATATCACCAGGGAATAATTTTACAATTTCACACCCTAACTCTTCAGCTCTTGTAATTTCGGTTAATGTACCACAACCTGGAGACCAAAGTACTTTTCTTCTGTTACAAACAATTGCAATATCTTCTCTTAATACTGGAGTTACTATAAAGTTAGCTCCTAAAGCCATATATAGTGATGCTTGTGCTGCATCTGTTACAGAACCTACCCCCATAATCATACCAGGTAATTCTGCTATGGCATATTTGGTTAACTCACCAAAAACTTCATGAGCAAAATCGCCACGAGCGGTAAATTCCATTAAGCGTGCACCACCATCATAACATGCTTTTAATACTTTTTTGCTTAATTCTATATCATTGTGGAAAAATAAAGGAATCATTCCTGTATCTTTCATTGCCTGAGCAACTTCTAATCTTGTAAATTGTGCCATTTTTTTAATATTTATTCGTTTATTTTTTTAACTGTTGAATCGATTACACAAATCAACAATTAAAGGTTTAAACATTTTATAATTATCTAGCTACACGCCCTGAAGCGTCACCACCCATTAATTTTTCAACTTCTGCAACAGTTACTAAGTTAGCATCACCCTTAATTGTGTGTTTTAAACAAGAAGCAGCTACAGCAAAATCTAATGCATTTTGATCATCTTCTGGGTATTTTAATAATCCGTAAATTAATCCTCCCATAAAAGAATCTCCACCACCTACTCTATCAACAATATCGGTAATTTGGTATTGGCGTGTTTCGTATAATTTTTTACCATCATATAAAACACCAGCCCATGTGTTATGAGAAGCAGAAATAGAACCTCTTAAAGTTGTAATAACCTTTTTAGCTCTTGGGAATTTCTCCATCATTTGTTGACAAACAGATAAAAATGCTTCGGCTTTCACATTATGTCCTTCTGTTTGC contains:
- the era gene encoding GTPase Era; its protein translation is MSHKAGFVNIIGNPNVGKSTLMNAFVGEKLSIITSKAQTTRHRILGIVNGDDFQVLISDTPGIIKPAYELQASMMDFVKSAFEDADILIYMVEIGEKELKDEAFFKKITNSKIPVLLLLNKIDNSNQEQLEEQAELWQKKVPNAEFFPISALTGFNVKEVFNRIIELLPESPPFYPKDQLTDKPERFFINESIREKILLHYKKEIPYAVEVETEEFHEEENIIRIRSVIMVERETQKGIIIGHKGSALKRVGVEARKDLEKFFGKQIHLELYVKVNKNWRSNQNQLKRFGYNNN
- a CDS encoding FKBP-type peptidyl-prolyl cis-trans isomerase, whose amino-acid sequence is MKIEKVLSLFALALLVVSCNQNGAQNKPLKTQADSLSYAIGMDVARNVGVSFDANEFDHDLFFQGYRNVIDSAEVKIDQAAVQGIIRTYMQKKQQEQFEKQQAEAKQKAEEQYGDLKAAGEKLMAENISKEGVQTTESGLQYIVLKEGDGEKPTPTDRVKVHYHGTLFDGTVFDSSVDRGEPATFGVGQVIKGWTEGLQLMSVGSKYKFFIPQELAYGYQQKGQHIKPFSPLVFEVELLEIVK
- a CDS encoding bifunctional 4-hydroxy-2-oxoglutarate aldolase/2-dehydro-3-deoxy-phosphogluconate aldolase; translation: MAQFTRLEVAQAMKDTGMIPLFFHNDIELSKKVLKACYDGGARLMEFTARGDFAHEVFGELTKYAIAELPGMIMGVGSVTDAAQASLYMALGANFIVTPVLREDIAIVCNRRKVLWSPGCGTLTEITRAEELGCEIVKLFPGDIYGPQFVKGIKGPQQWTSIMPTGGVAPTEENLKAWFDAGVTCVGMGSKLISKEIIANKDYAKLEQDVRNALAIVKSVR